A stretch of the Panicum virgatum strain AP13 chromosome 9N, P.virgatum_v5, whole genome shotgun sequence genome encodes the following:
- the LOC120688587 gene encoding UDP-glycosyltransferase 73C4-like, with translation MVPAEVVARSVAKFMEPGGGVDSARRRVKELSARARAAVAEGGSSHRDLQRLIDDLVQARTEQHQSNSSTLQKTIPHSLSAVA, from the exons ATGGTCCCGGCCGAGGTCGTGGCGCGGTCGGTGGCCAAGTTCATGGAGCCCGGAGGCGGGGTAGACTCGGCGAGGAGACGGGTGAAGGAGCTCTCCGCCCGGGCTCGTGCTGCCGTGGCGGAAGGCGGCTCCTCTCACCGCGATCTGCAGCGCCTGATCGACGACCTCGTGCAAGCAAGAACAGAGCAGCACCAGAGTAATAGCAGCACCCTCCAAAA GACTATTCCTCACAGCCTCTCCGCTGTGGCTTGA